Proteins from a single region of Dama dama isolate Ldn47 chromosome 14, ASM3311817v1, whole genome shotgun sequence:
- the LOC133069593 gene encoding left-right determination factor 2-like isoform X1 has product MQPLWLCWALWALPLADPGAALTEERILDSLLQQLHLSEVPIVDKAAVEGLVIPAHVRAQYVALLQRGHGARSRGKRFSQNFREVVGRFLASEASSHLLVFDMEQRLPPHSELVQAVLRLFQEPVPRAALRRHERLFPRSDRARVTVQWLHVRDDGSNRTALIDSRLVSIHESGWKALDVTEAVNFWQQLRSPRPPLLLQVSVQREHLGPLASSAHRLVRFAPQGPSGGQQGEPQLELQTLDLRDYGAQGNCDPKAPVTEGALCCRQEMYIDLQGMKWAENWVLEPPGFLTYECVGTCQQPPESLIFKWPFLGPRQCIASETTSLPMIVSIQEGGQLQPQVVSLPNMRVQTCSCAWDGVLVPRKLEP; this is encoded by the exons ATGCAGCCCCTGTGGCTCTGCTGGGCCCTCTGGGCGCTGCCCCTGGCCGACCCCGGGGCGGCCCTGACTGAGGAGCGGATTCTGGACAGCCTGCTGCAGCAGCTGCACCTCAGCGAGGTTCCCATCGTGGACAAGGCCGCCGTGGAGGGGCTGGTCATCCCGGCCCACGTGAGGGCCCAGTACGTGGCCCTGTTGCAGCGCGGCCACGGGGCGCGCTCCCGGGGGAAGAGGTTCAGCCAGAACTTCCGAG AGGTGGTCGGCAGGTTCCTGGCGTCCGAGGCGTCCTCGCATTTGCTGGTGTTCGACATGGAGCAGCGGCTGCCGCCCCACAGCGAGCTGGTGCAGGCCGTGCTGCGCCTCTTCCAGGAGCCGGTGCCCAGGGCCGCGCTCCGCAGACACGAGCGCCTCTTCCCGCGCAGCGACCGCGCCCGGGTCACCGTCCAGTGGCTGCACGTCCGCGACGACGGCTCCAACCGCACCGCCCTCATCGACTCCAG GCTGGTGTCCATCCACGAGAGCGGCTGGAAGGCCCTGGACGTGACCGAGGCGGTGAACTTCTGGCAGCAGCTGCGCAGCCCCCGGCCGCCGCTGCTCCTGCAGGTGTCGGTGCAGCGGGAGCACCTGGGCCCGCTGGCCTCCAGCGCCCACAGGCTGGTCCGCTTCGCCCCCCAGGGGCCGTCGGGCGGCCAGCAGGGGGAGCCCCAGCTGGAGCTGCAGACCCTGGACCTCAGGGACTACGG AGCTCAGGGAAACTGTGATCCTAAGGCACCGGTGACGGAGGGTGCCCTCTGCTGCCGCCAGGAGATGTACATTGACCTGCAGGGGATGAAGTGGGCTGAGAACTGGGTCCTGGAGCCCCCAGGCTTCCTGACCTATGAGTGTGTGGGCACCTGCCAGCAGCCCCCAGAGTCCCTGATCTTCAAGTGGCCGTTTCTGGGGCCTCGACAGTGCATCGCCTCGGAGACGACCTCGCTGCCCATGATTGTCAGCATCCAGGAGGGAGGCCAACTCCAGCCCCAGGTGGTCAGCCTGCCCAACATGAGGGTGCAGACGTGCAGCTGTGCCTGGGACGGGGTGCTTGTGCCAAGGAAGTTGGAGCCATAG
- the LOC133069593 gene encoding left-right determination factor 2-like isoform X2: protein MQPLWLCWALWALPLADPGAALTEERILDSLLQQLHLSEVPIVDKAAVEGLVIPAHVRAQYVALLQRGHGARSRGKRFSQNFREVVGRFLASEAAALRRHERLFPRSDRARVTVQWLHVRDDGSNRTALIDSRLVSIHESGWKALDVTEAVNFWQQLRSPRPPLLLQVSVQREHLGPLASSAHRLVRFAPQGPSGGQQGEPQLELQTLDLRDYGAQGNCDPKAPVTEGALCCRQEMYIDLQGMKWAENWVLEPPGFLTYECVGTCQQPPESLIFKWPFLGPRQCIASETTSLPMIVSIQEGGQLQPQVVSLPNMRVQTCSCAWDGVLVPRKLEP, encoded by the exons ATGCAGCCCCTGTGGCTCTGCTGGGCCCTCTGGGCGCTGCCCCTGGCCGACCCCGGGGCGGCCCTGACTGAGGAGCGGATTCTGGACAGCCTGCTGCAGCAGCTGCACCTCAGCGAGGTTCCCATCGTGGACAAGGCCGCCGTGGAGGGGCTGGTCATCCCGGCCCACGTGAGGGCCCAGTACGTGGCCCTGTTGCAGCGCGGCCACGGGGCGCGCTCCCGGGGGAAGAGGTTCAGCCAGAACTTCCGAG AGGTGGTCGGCAGGTTCCTGGCGTCCGAGGC GGCCGCGCTCCGCAGACACGAGCGCCTCTTCCCGCGCAGCGACCGCGCCCGGGTCACCGTCCAGTGGCTGCACGTCCGCGACGACGGCTCCAACCGCACCGCCCTCATCGACTCCAG GCTGGTGTCCATCCACGAGAGCGGCTGGAAGGCCCTGGACGTGACCGAGGCGGTGAACTTCTGGCAGCAGCTGCGCAGCCCCCGGCCGCCGCTGCTCCTGCAGGTGTCGGTGCAGCGGGAGCACCTGGGCCCGCTGGCCTCCAGCGCCCACAGGCTGGTCCGCTTCGCCCCCCAGGGGCCGTCGGGCGGCCAGCAGGGGGAGCCCCAGCTGGAGCTGCAGACCCTGGACCTCAGGGACTACGG AGCTCAGGGAAACTGTGATCCTAAGGCACCGGTGACGGAGGGTGCCCTCTGCTGCCGCCAGGAGATGTACATTGACCTGCAGGGGATGAAGTGGGCTGAGAACTGGGTCCTGGAGCCCCCAGGCTTCCTGACCTATGAGTGTGTGGGCACCTGCCAGCAGCCCCCAGAGTCCCTGATCTTCAAGTGGCCGTTTCTGGGGCCTCGACAGTGCATCGCCTCGGAGACGACCTCGCTGCCCATGATTGTCAGCATCCAGGAGGGAGGCCAACTCCAGCCCCAGGTGGTCAGCCTGCCCAACATGAGGGTGCAGACGTGCAGCTGTGCCTGGGACGGGGTGCTTGTGCCAAGGAAGTTGGAGCCATAG